In Besnoitia besnoiti strain Bb-Ger1 chromosome IX, whole genome shotgun sequence, a single genomic region encodes these proteins:
- a CDS encoding hypothetical protein (encoded by transcript BESB_012960), whose product MGMLLHLDSLCCSVTLCAWRFFSPSSRGSRAVHFSRAAAPLLRTRDVFLWSVFVSSSLSLLWASATSGEAPTGAEHLHSSLASLSFAPDPLALLVASLVGLSLLVSRGLVRLRGSLTRRAAYQATAEVERRAVVVTGASSGLGLQIALRLLARGFFVVGTCLDASEAQAVSAEIRRRDGAPSAEYQASNASEAAGSEHEKPVRKTQRDPARSAPLAPGVANADSTPSQSSPPLAPDSPGVLPPSPAPARGRPSPSLASRFCLLQLDVAVAADVARAAEDTKRFLKRNDLHGLYAVVNCAGVWDWSFLSGSMQHAEVTAAVSLWERLINVNFLGSVRVLHTFLPMLHAFSAAASSSPAASPSVARVASLPQSAPCAAGARWSSSVVSASSGCLSILRRVAARLTLAPPPRVVLVGSILGRLSAPGQAAYSASKAGVRALACAARRDLRGTGVRVVLVEPGAMRTRLFEKALAQPPTNPPVPHPLDPLGARGPCPAGYAAGLSPDSCLRPPAEAVFVAQCRGLLAFASSPEKIADRIIAAAICSASPPDSVCLGWDTYVWRLLERLPSAWRDFLLDLLFLSPHIRRLTEDAASAIERCSSREARA is encoded by the exons ATGGGGATGCTCCTGCATCTGGACTCGCTGTGCTGCAGCGTTACCctctgcgcgtggcgctttttctctccttcatCGCGGGGGTCCAGGGCTGTCCACTTCTCGCGTGCAGCCGCTCCGCTGCTCAGGACGCGCGATGTTTTCCTGTGGTCGGTGTTCGtatcctcttcgctctcgctcctctgGGCTTCCGCCACTTCAGGCGAAGCCCCGACTGGAGCAGAACACCTGCACTCCTCTCTCGCATCCCTGTCATTTGCTCCTGACCCGCTCGCTCTTCTGGTTGCGTCGCTAGTGGGGCTTTCGCTTTTGGTCTCGCGAGGCCTCGTCCGGCTGCGCGGGAGtctgacgcgccgcgccgcctaccaggcgacggcggaggttGAGAGACGCGCTGTCGTTGTtacaggcgcctcctcggggcTAGGGCTCCAGAtcgctctccgcctgctcgcgcgcggcttcttcgtcgtcgggACGTGCCTGGATGCCtccgaggcgcaggcggtcAGCGCAGAGATACGCCGCAGGGACGgtgcgccgtctgcggaATACCAGGCCAGTAACGCTAGCGAAGCTGCAGGCAGCGAACACGAGAAACCAGTACGAAAGACACAGCGCGATCCCGCGCGTTCGGCCCCGCTTGCCCCTGGCGTCGCCAACGCCGATTCCACCCCTTCGCAGTCGTCTCCCCCCCTTGCGCCTGATTCCCCAGGGGTactgccgccgtctcctgcgcctgctcgcggtcgcccgtcgccttccttgGCCTCGCGGTTttgcctgctgcagctggacGTCGCGGTAGCCGCAGACGTGGCGCGGGCTGCCGAAGACACAAAGCGCTTCCTCAAGAGAAACGACCTTCACGGCCTCTATGCCGTGGTGAACTGCGCGGGCGTGTGGGACTGGAGCTTCCTCTCCGGATCGATGCAGCAT GCTGAAGTGACTGCCGCTGTCAGCCTGTGGGAACGCCTCATTAACGTAAACTTTCTCGGGTCGGTTCGCGTCCTTCATACATTCCTGCCGATGCTCCACGCGttcagcgccgctgcctcttcgtcgcccgcggcgtcgccctcggttgcgcgcgtcgccagcctcCCCCAGTCTGCCCCGTGTGCTGCTGGCGCCCGTTGGTCCTCTTCggtcgtctccgcttcctccggaTGTCTCTCCATTCTGCGTCGAGTTGCTGCGCGTCTGAcactcgcgcctccgcctcgggtCGTCTTGGTGGGGAGCATCCTcgggcgcctctccgcaCCTGGGCAAGCAGCCTACTCCGCATCCAAggccggcgtccgcgcgcttgcctgcgccgcccgaaGGGATCTGAGAGGCACCGGAGTTCGCGTGGTGCTTGTCG AGCCCGGCGCCATGCGAACTCGCTTGTTCGAGAAGGCGCTTGCGCAGCCCCCGACCAACCCCCCAGTCCCTCATCCGCTGGACCCTCTGGGGGCTCGCGGCCCCTGCCCGGCGGGTTacgccgcgggcctctcccCAGacagctgtctccgccctccgGCCGAAGCGGTCTTCGTCGCACAGTGCA GAGGACTTCTCGCCTTTGCGTCCAGCCCTGAGAAAATCGCAGACCGGATTATCGCGGCCGCCATCtgctcggcctcgccgccggaCTCCGTCTGCCTGGGCTGGGACACTTACGTTTGGCGACTTCTCGAAAGGCTGCCCTCTGCATGGAGGGACTTCCTCCTCGACTTGCTCTTCCTGAGCCCGCACATACGGCGCCTCACCGAAGATGCTGCGTCTGCGATCGAACGATGCAGTTCCCGCGAAGCACGAGCTTGA
- a CDS encoding hypothetical protein (encoded by transcript BESB_012950) codes for MIEGGASSASAHPRDAPAAALLESLWRSRSWHFLADGHLLLPGAAAVERPEIDADRKRREAPAETRESPQGHEARSSLLPRSREPPLKLRRGCHDDASDASSLPVGPVVFASQLVRARRGDGACETRRRGSEARTATSSSSLPSSHSARSAPPSAVFRGPLTLREPSLPALTSAVSPLSSSPVLCPHCSLASSSAASLASSGVAPEGCAACLRLAAATQVACCRCSALSGAPFSLRRFAFIALAPGSRVQLPALHALLGPSLSRAQARAGLWQPAPACDQGMPRGERTLCAGGMRTREKQSGLQQCGDTLVSVESCREGGGDAEETRGLCASSAGAARECVRGESHPARKRRAPDAVPSHFAGTRPPPAVCHACRSPRVEHRSSQTSSSPSSLPSLRSHTPSSPSPRSADSASSYFSASSRRRGASPCSRGASHSTCFSAVSRDELCSWSPACHCLASAASVGAGAAGRSSGFGAWQLAVGLCLWERTEGERGCCEAFQAEARRSAEQQRPPGKAQGAATNAGDGEGSLPAEAEGERDSPNADRRACSDAGRDAQPGSEGTATREREAVGTEGKQEAVRVGEGEASELRAPCDYGHFERSAEALVESVLAKFRAAAPSGDGGTRRPSDRERILYTLRQVNFNELMTAVSLKTL; via the coding sequence ATGATCGAGGGCGGAGCAagctcggcgtctgcccATCCGcgggacgcgccggcggcggcgctgctcgagTCTCTTTGGCGGTCTCGTTCTTGGCACTTTCTTGCAGACGGGCACTTGCTTCTTCCGGGTGCGGCCGCTGTTGAGAGACCCGAAATCGACGCGGACCGAAAGCGCAGGGAGGCCCCGGCGGAAACCCGCGAGTCCCCCCAGGGCCACGAGGCCCGCAGCTCCCTCCTGCCTCGATCTCGTGAACCCCCCCTCAAGCTTAGACGAGGGTGTCACGACGACGCCTCGGAtgcttcctctcttcctGTAGGCCCCGTGGTGTTTGCGTCTCAGCTCGTGCGTGCTCGACGTGGAGATGGCGCATGTGAGACGCGTCGCagagggagcgaggcgcgaacTGCTACGTCATCTTCTTCCCTGCCTTCCTCACACTCCGCGCGATCTGCGCCTCCAAGCGCAGTCTTCAGAGGGCCTCTCACCCTGCGTGAGCCCTCGCTTCCTGCCCTTACTtcggctgtctctcccctGAGTTCATCTCCGGTCCTCTGTCCGCACTGTTCGCTCGCGAGttcttctgctgcctccctcgcctcgtccGGCGTTGCTCCTgaaggctgcgccgcctgcctccgccttgcagccgcgacgcaggttgcgtgctgccgctgcagtgCTCTCTCTGGAgctcccttctctctgcgtcgctttgCATTCATCGCCCTGGCGCCGGGGAGCCGCgtgcagctgccggcgctgcatgcgctcctGGGGCCTTCGCTCAGCCGCGCACAAGCGCGTGCAGGCCTCTGGCAGCCCGCACCCGCCTGCGACCAGGGCATGCCTAGAGGTGAGCGGACACTGTGCGCAGGCGGAATGCGGACCCGCGAAAAGCAGAGCGGCCTCCAGCAGTGCGGAGACACCTTGGTCTCTGTAGAGTCgtgccgcgaaggcggcggagatgctgaagagacgcgcggcttgtgcgcttcgtctgctggcgcggcCCGTGAGTGCGTGAGGGGTGAGTCGCATCCGGCTCGGAAGCGAAGGGCTCCCGATGCGGTTCCTTCGCATTTCGCCGGCACCCGACCCCCTCCTGCGGTTTGTCATGCATGCCGTTCGCCACGCGTCGAGCACCGGTCATCCCAAACTTCGTCCTCGCCCagctcgctgccttctctgcgttctCATACCCCTTCTTCCCCGTCTCCTCGTTCAGCAgattccgcgtcttcttacttctccgcgtcgtctcgccgccgagggGCGTCTCCTTGTTCACGTGGTGCCTCGCACTCCACATGTTTTTCCGCCGTGTCTCGCGACGAGCTCTGCTCCTGGTCTCCGGCCTGTCACTgtctcgcgtctgctgcgtcagtgggcgcgggggccgcgggGCGCTCGTCGGGTTTCGGGGCTTGGCAACTCGCCGTCGGACTCTGTCTGTGGGAGCGAACAGAAGGCGAAAGAGGCTGTTGTGAGGCCTTCcaagcagaggcgcggcggtcaGCAGAGCAACAACGGCCTCCGGGGAAGGCTcagggggcggcgacgaatgccggcgacggcgaagggagCCTTCCTGCTGAGGCGGAAGGGGAGCGGGATAGTCCCAACGCCGACCGgagggcctgcagcgacgctgggcgagacgcgcaacCGGGCAGCGAAGGGACAGcaacgcgcgagagggaggccGTGGGTACAGAAGGCAAACAAGAGGCGGTGAGAGTTGGTGAAGGCGAGGCAAGCGAACTGAGGGCACCGTGTGACTACGGACATTTCGAGCgatcggcggaggcgcttgtCGAGTCAGTCTTAGCGAAGTTTAGGGCAGCCGCTCCGTCAGGTGACGGAGGAACTCGGCGTCCGTCGGACAGGGAACGCATTCTGTACACCTTGCGCCAGGTGAATTTCAATGAACTGATGACGGCAGTGTCGCTAAAGACACTTTAA
- a CDS encoding putative protein fam50a (encoded by transcript BESB_012970), with protein sequence MANLGESGNAVLQTIQASEGGRALRLLKQRQEMRERMRAAKEKIESKGLKRRNLTFGGSAADRLEEQFKKETVGLVTAQDFRDKRAKLEEQLRIEQRSLFPQKYQERRLMEMRLVTSKLSFGDEDEADEVLVQVLDEKEKEARRREEAAQEKAASEPAPVTAAGAALREASPSPPQAVQDRADSPDSHEPRVKVKKEREAAADSSEAEEDEEPGLVSRKREAVKKERVGAAEDVEKEEKAILFKKRRIGKDPSVDTDFLPDEERDAQVLAERKRLIEEYHRLEDEAKKEPLWITYSFWDGTGHRRRTRVTKGSSVLQFLDQARKELEKEFIELRGVGAVDLMYIKEDLILPHSLTFYDLIKTKARGKSGPLFTFNVHEDVRMTNDSRVEKSDSHAGKVVERKWFERNKHIFPASRWEVFNPNKSYDTYTVHGGVHKWRGVSNSDIRDAVI encoded by the exons ATGGCGAATCTGGGTGAGAGCGGCAATGCCGTCCTCCAGACGATTCAGGCATCGGAGGGCGGTCGCGCACTCCGCCTGCTCAAGCAGCGGCAGGAGATGCGCGAGCGGATGCGCGCCGCCAAAGAGAAAATCGAGTCCAAGGGCCTGAAGCGAAGAAATCTGACCTTCGGCGGATCGGCAGCCGATCGCCTCGAGGAACAGTTCAAAAAGGAAACCGTCGGTCTCGTCACCGCGCAGGACTTCCGCGACAAGCGTGCCAAGCTCGAAGAGCAACTCCGCATCGAGCAGCGGAGTCTGTTTCCGCA GAAGTATCAGGAGCGCCGGCTCATGGAGATGCGCCTGGTGACGAGCAAGCTGTCTTTCGGCGATGAGGACGAAGCCGACGAAGTCCTCGTCCAGGTGCTtgacgagaaggagaaggaggcgcggcgccgggaagAGGCTGCCCAGGAAAAAGCGGCCTCCGAGCCCGCGCCAGTcaccgccgcaggcgcagcacttcgcgaggcctcgccttctcctccgcaggcTGTCCAGGATCGCGCAGACTCGCCAGACAGCCACGAGCCGCGAGTGAAGGTCaagaaggagcgcgaagctgcggcggattcctcagaggcagaggaagacgaagagccgGGTTTGGTGTCcaggaagcgcgaggccgtGAAGAAagagcgcgtcggcgcggcggaggacgtggagaaggaagaaaaggcgATTCTCTTTAAAAAACGCAGAATCGGCAAAGATCCGTCGGTCGATACAGACTTCCTGCCG GatgaagaaagagacgcgcAAGTGCTGGCAGAGCGGAAGCGGTTGATTGAGGAATACCATCGActggaagacgaggcgaaga aggAGCCTCTGTGGATTACGTATTCGTTCTGGGATGGAACCGGGCACagacgacgcacgcgcgtgaCCAAGGGCAGCTCCGTGCTGCAGTTTCTGGATCAGGCGCGGAAGGAGTTGGAGAAGGAGTTCatcgagctgcgcggcgtgggcgccgtCGATCTCATGTACATCAAAGAGGATCTTATTCTCCCTCAT AGTTTGACGTTCTACGACCTGATCAAGACGAAAGCGCGCGGAAAGAGCGGGCCTCTCTTCACCTTCAACGTACACGAGGACGTTCGCATGACGAACGACAGCCGCGTGGAGAAGTCCGACTCGCACGCCGGCAAAGTCGTCGAGCGCAAATGGTTTGAGCGCAACAAACACATCTTTCCGGCCTCCCGATGGGAAGTG TTCAATCCGAACAAGAGCTACGATACGTACACCGTACACGGCGGAGTTCATAAGTGGAGGGGCGTGAGCAACAGCGACATTCGCGACGCGGTCATCTGA